The following coding sequences lie in one Arachis ipaensis cultivar K30076 chromosome B05, Araip1.1, whole genome shotgun sequence genomic window:
- the LOC107642145 gene encoding caffeoyl-CoA O-methyltransferase 5-like isoform X2, producing the protein MDSDAPVILQSEKLAKITAIDIDRKAYEVGLPFIKKAGVEHKIDFIESPALPILDKLLQDPSNLGTYDFAFIDADKWSYVKYHERLINLVKVGGLLVYDDTLLGGYVVWPEEDVEASHRPYRKALIEVNDALATDPRVEIALASVGDGLTICRRIA; encoded by the exons ATGGATTCCGATGCTCCAGTCATACTACAGAGCGAAAAGTTAGCAAAG ATTACAGCCATAGATATTGACAGAAAAGCTTATGAGGTTGGGTTACCATTCATCAAAAAGGCTGGAGTAGAGCACAAGATTGATTTTATAGAGTCTCCAGCTCTGCCAATTTTGGACAAACTATTGCAAGAT CCTTCAAACTTGGGAACTTATGACTTCGCCTTCATTGATGCTGACAAATGGAGCTATGTGAAGTACCATGAGAGGCTCATAAATCTGGTGAAGGTTGGTGGGTTGCTTGTCTACGATGACACACTCTTAGGTGGATATGTTGTGTGGCCTGAAGAGGATGTTGAAGCTTCTCACAGACCATATCGAAAAGCTTTAATCGAAGTCAACGACGCACTCGCCACAGACCCACGCGTTGAGATCGCTCTTGCTTCTGTCGGAGACGGACTCACTATTTGCAGGCGCATTGCATGA
- the LOC107642145 gene encoding probable caffeoyl-CoA O-methyltransferase At4g26220 isoform X1 — protein MGTSPESGQLLSILLKLLNAKKTIEIGVFTGYSLLLTALNIPLDGKITAIDIDRKAYEVGLPFIKKAGVEHKIDFIESPALPILDKLLQDPSNLGTYDFAFIDADKWSYVKYHERLINLVKVGGLLVYDDTLLGGYVVWPEEDVEASHRPYRKALIEVNDALATDPRVEIALASVGDGLTICRRIA, from the exons ATGGGTACTAGTCCTGAATCAGGCCAACTACTGTCAATATTGTTGAAGCTATTGAATGCCAAAAAGACGATTGAAATTGGAGTGTTTACTGGCTACTCTCTTCTTCTTACAGCTCTTAACATTCCTCTTGATGGAAAG ATTACAGCCATAGATATTGACAGAAAAGCTTATGAGGTTGGGTTACCATTCATCAAAAAGGCTGGAGTAGAGCACAAGATTGATTTTATAGAGTCTCCAGCTCTGCCAATTTTGGACAAACTATTGCAAGAT CCTTCAAACTTGGGAACTTATGACTTCGCCTTCATTGATGCTGACAAATGGAGCTATGTGAAGTACCATGAGAGGCTCATAAATCTGGTGAAGGTTGGTGGGTTGCTTGTCTACGATGACACACTCTTAGGTGGATATGTTGTGTGGCCTGAAGAGGATGTTGAAGCTTCTCACAGACCATATCGAAAAGCTTTAATCGAAGTCAACGACGCACTCGCCACAGACCCACGCGTTGAGATCGCTCTTGCTTCTGTCGGAGACGGACTCACTATTTGCAGGCGCATTGCATGA